The sequence CTCGTTCCTTTTATGAACATTAATTGCCCCATAGTGTGGCCACCCGTATAATGTATTCCCCACTGGCAAATATTGTATCTGATTTCtgtcttgttgtttttttgtgcctGTCAGCCCCGTACTCCCTCTTGAATCATGGAGGTCTTTACATGGAGGTATTCTCACCGACGGCCGATTCTGTGTCGCTACGCTGGCTGCCTGCTGCCGGCGACAGTGATTACCCCTGCCTGGTCGCCGGATACCGAATCACTGCACGATCGGGCGACTGGACGCGTCGCCTGGAAGTTGGCAGCGAAGAAACAACTGCCGTCGTCATGGGACTGCTTCCCTGCAGTCAATACCGGCTCTTCTTGAGACCATTCTTTACGGCCGATGGTGACCCGCGAAGTCTGCGCAAGTACGGCTCCCCTCAACATCAGGAGTTCAGCACAAAAGTGGGCGGTGAGGATTTAAACGTTTTCCTTGCTTCGCACTGGCGTACTTTTGTCGACCAAAATAATAGCCCTATCACAAAAGAAGAGCAGGCGACGCGCAACAGCGCTGAGCAGCAATCAGATTGTCTGTTTCAAAGAGCTGAAATTTCTCAGCAATGCTCACTTTGCCAACACAATGCTCTTTATGAAACCTCCCCCATCCTGTTTGCAACGAACTGCTTGCAACGTCTCCTTCTATCATAATGCCGACGACATTGCATTTAATGGCCATCTGTGCCGCCCTGTCACTTCACAGTTCATGCTGAACTTACGTGATAACTTAAAGGTACGTTAGAGCATAGTTTAACTGCAACCAAATTTAGAGTTTTCCCGCATTCCAGTTTCTGAGAACACAAAGTAAGCTTTCTACACGATTACTTCAAAGTGCACTTTTAAAGCTAACACCTTAAAGTTTTCTGCCAGACGCGAAATTGGCCGACAAAGTCTTAACTGAGGATATACATCAAGGTCCACTGGCACACGCTTCCACAGTACACGCGCCTCTTGCAAGATGCATGCCTGGGCCACGACTAGTTCTCGCAAAGCATATGGAAGTCGAAGTATGCGTTTGTCTGACGCCTCGAAATAGTTAAACAGTATTGTTCATTAAATAATTACGAAACACAATATACCTCCCACACGTTCCGCTGACCTGCACATTTCGCCGTCCTCGTATTCAAATACAAAGTAACGTAATTTTAAATGTGAGAGGCACCATTTGCATAAAATATAGCATCTATGAAGAAGAGAAAAGCGAGATTAGGCATCTTCAGTATTTTTATTAATCAACGCATTTAAGTCTGCTCCGCACAGTGGACTTTAAGTTACCCTCATTTCTCGAAAGATGTAGCGGCTACATCATTCTGCGACTATTAAAACGTGACGAAACACACTAATAAAACTTGCAGTCTCACTAAAAGCATCGTAAAATGCGAAGGTGCCCGGAAGAGGCAATCTATTCACCGTAAACTCAGATGCATTCTAACAATATTCACATAACCAACAGAAAACCCGCTGCGTGAGCTCACAAGGATAGGTCATGTGTCGTAACTCTAGGAATAACCAAATACGTAAACGACTATACCGTGATCTTTAAAGAACAGTGCATAATGGTGTATCATTCCATTAATTTCtgggatcttttttttcttcttgtgcgCTTCGCAGCGCTTTTTTCACGTGAATTCTTTCCATTCTAACCACTCTTTGTGCGGTAAGTGCACGGgtcttcactgctgctgtacTTTAATGAAGCCGATCGGTTTCGAAAAAAAATCTGTCTCCTTATAATGTCCCACTTACGTACCTTCATTGGGCGGAATCTTGTTAAGCCCACCGTATTTACACTGGTTTAACTATTTGCAGTTCCCAGCGTGCCGAGGGACCTGAAAGTAAAAGAGACGAAGGAAGGCGTTGCCAAACTCAACTGGGAGGCTCCGAAGAATCCGGCAGGTCCAATAAGCGGGTACACGGTAACCTGGAACTGCAACAATGTCAACAACACCCAATCCACTGAAAATTCCAGCATCTTAATCTCAGGCAAGTACAAAAAATCTATTTTCAGTTttttgcgcaaaagaaaaaaaacttaggAGCCCATTCCCTAtcgggaaatgggggcaagcgaagcttcgaGCGTGCCAGCTTGAAATAAGGCTGAAACGTCGGCTAGTCGGTCGAACTTAATggaacggcagcgcaaccacacaggGACTGACGAAAGAAGGTACACGAAACCCAGCGTCGTGTTTTGTGCACACTCTTTCTTCAGTCCGAGTGTGCTTACGCTGCCGTTCCGTTATGCGTGCTTGACGTATTATTGTTCTTTTACTCTTCCTTCCTATTTATCGCATTCtgcaatgctctctcctaacttTTGCCTTCGTCCATGCCGGTCATTGGATTTTCACCCAcacgcttagcagtgcaacagttctgttgctacaggcaaaaaCTATGGTCATGCGCGGAGCAATGAAATGCTGCAATGGAATGGAATTGGCAACGTGAAAGCCGAGTGGCCTCGACAAAAGATGAGATTTCTATATCAGAACCCTCTGATCAGCAACAAGCCCAAGATCTAGAGACCgtcaatttttaaaaaaagcgGCTCATCAAAATACGCCTGCTACCGGCACACATTCGAGGTACTAATTTGTGCACACCCGCATGTCTGTACAACGACCAGCGCCGGGATTTTCGCG comes from Rhipicephalus sanguineus isolate Rsan-2018 chromosome 7, BIME_Rsan_1.4, whole genome shotgun sequence and encodes:
- the LOC119398541 gene encoding fibronectin type III domain-containing protein 1 — encoded protein: MEVFSPTADSVSLRWLPAAGDSDYPCLVAGYRITARSGDWTRRLEVGSEETTAVVMGLLPCSQYRLFLRPFFTADGDPRSLRKYGSPQHQEFSTKVGVPSVPRDLKVKETKEGVAKLNWEAPKNPAGPISGYTVTWNCNNVNNTQSTENSSILISETFLMV